From one Bacillus sp. FJAT-42376 genomic stretch:
- the spoVS gene encoding stage V sporulation protein SpoVS, whose amino-acid sequence MEILKVSAKSNPNSVAGALAGVLRERGGAEIQAIGAGALNQAVKAVAIARGFVAPSGVDLICIPAFTDILIDGEERTAIKLIVEPR is encoded by the coding sequence ATGGAGATATTAAAGGTTTCAGCTAAGTCAAATCCTAATTCTGTAGCTGGAGCGCTTGCCGGAGTTTTGCGTGAACGCGGAGGCGCAGAGATTCAAGCGATCGGAGCGGGTGCGCTGAATCAGGCGGTTAAAGCTGTAGCAATTGCCAGAGGTTTTGTAGCCCCGAGCGGAGTCGATTTAATTTGCATTCCAGCTTTCACAGATATTCTGATTGATGGCGAAGAACGGACTGCGATCAAACTAATCGTAGAACCTCGCTGA
- a CDS encoding membrane dipeptidase: MKIFDAHCDMLLKLWLNPSIDPWDGKALHTNLKKMTDHDAKIQCLAIFIPPELPSEKQFDAALAQIHILNERILKPYSQFQLVTSKWEADQLKSSQIGLILTLEGCDCIGNQLDRVQVLHQYGVRIFNLTWNFANYFADGALESRNAGISQSGKRLIEEINKVSGWIDVSHLGERSFWETIEVADHVTATHSNAYALRPHPRNLRNDQVKALIERDAPIGITFVPEFISAKKPGIQMLLNHLEHFCSLGGERHIGLGSDFDGIAETVPGLGGYEQYSNLLNEIFKRYPEEIARGIAYDHFAGRIPF, from the coding sequence ATGAAAATATTTGATGCTCATTGTGATATGCTTCTCAAACTGTGGCTTAACCCATCCATAGACCCGTGGGATGGAAAAGCACTGCATACCAATTTAAAAAAAATGACTGATCACGATGCAAAAATACAGTGCCTGGCCATCTTTATTCCTCCTGAACTGCCGTCAGAGAAGCAATTTGATGCCGCCTTAGCGCAAATACATATTCTGAATGAGCGGATTTTGAAGCCATACTCCCAGTTTCAGCTCGTCACGAGTAAATGGGAGGCAGATCAGTTAAAAAGCAGCCAGATCGGTTTAATTCTGACTCTCGAAGGATGCGACTGTATCGGAAATCAGCTTGACCGGGTTCAGGTTCTGCATCAGTACGGAGTAAGAATTTTTAATCTGACCTGGAATTTTGCCAACTATTTTGCGGACGGGGCTTTAGAATCGAGAAATGCAGGCATCAGTCAAAGCGGGAAGCGCCTTATAGAGGAGATTAATAAGGTGAGCGGCTGGATCGATGTATCTCATTTAGGAGAAAGAAGCTTCTGGGAGACCATTGAAGTGGCCGACCATGTAACGGCAACCCACTCAAATGCCTACGCATTGCGTCCTCATCCAAGAAACTTGAGGAATGATCAGGTAAAAGCTTTGATTGAGAGGGATGCACCGATTGGCATCACGTTTGTTCCGGAGTTTATCAGTGCAAAAAAACCGGGTATCCAGATGCTCCTGAATCACCTTGAACATTTTTGCTCTCTTGGAGGAGAGCGGCATATTGGCCTCGGATCAGATTTTGACGGAATAGCGGAAACCGTACCAGGACTTGGGGGCTATGAGCAGTATTCCAATCTTTTAAATGAGATTTTCAAGCGGTATCCGGAAGAAATAGCCAGAGGAATTGCTTATGATCATTTTGCCGGGAGAATTCCGTTCTAA
- a CDS encoding 2-oxoacid:acceptor oxidoreductase subunit alpha translates to MVKQLSWKVGGQQGEGIESTGEVFSIALNRLGYYLYGYRHFSSRIKGGHTNNKIRVSTEQVRSISDDLDILVAFDQETIDVNFSELRKGGIVLADSKFSPVIADEENVTLYSIPFTELAHELGTTLMKNMVAIGSTSAILNISPDDFYEVVEETYGRKGKKIVEMNMNAIEKGSAYLKQELQYNRSDLHLEKTEQKKRMFMIGNDAIALGALAGGARFMAAYPITPASEIMEYLIKKLPEFGGAVIQTEDEIAACTMSIGANYAGTRTFTASAGPGLSLMMEAIGLSGITETPLVIVDTQRGGPSTGLPTKQEQSDLMAMIYGTHGEIPKIVMAPSTVQEAFYDTVEAFNLAEEYQCPVILLSDLQLSLGKQSVEPLDYDQIQIRRGALQEEGGLVEREGKGYFKRYEVTESGISPRVLPGMKHAIHHVTGVEHDETGKPSEVASNRKDQMDKRFRKMEGLLFHTPIHQNIKHTHADVLLIGFNSTRGVIEEVMGRLEKEGVRVNHAHIRLIHPFPSNELRALAAAAEKVLVIENNATGQLASIIRMNVNCAEKMESILKYDGNPFLPNEVYAKIKELM, encoded by the coding sequence ATGGTCAAACAGCTTTCTTGGAAAGTAGGAGGACAGCAGGGAGAGGGGATTGAATCTACTGGCGAAGTGTTTTCAATCGCATTAAACCGGCTTGGCTATTATTTATACGGCTACAGGCATTTTTCATCAAGAATAAAAGGCGGGCATACAAACAATAAGATTCGTGTCAGTACGGAACAGGTGCGCTCCATTTCTGACGATCTGGATATTTTGGTTGCATTTGACCAGGAAACGATTGATGTAAATTTCAGCGAACTGAGAAAAGGAGGAATCGTGCTGGCGGATTCCAAATTCAGCCCTGTTATTGCCGATGAAGAGAATGTAACACTGTATTCCATTCCGTTTACGGAGCTTGCGCATGAGCTTGGCACAACCCTTATGAAAAATATGGTGGCAATCGGTTCAACAAGTGCTATTTTGAATATCAGTCCGGACGATTTTTATGAAGTAGTGGAGGAAACTTACGGACGCAAGGGGAAGAAAATCGTCGAAATGAATATGAATGCCATCGAAAAAGGGTCGGCTTATTTAAAACAGGAGCTCCAATACAATCGAAGTGACCTACATTTAGAGAAAACAGAGCAGAAAAAACGGATGTTCATGATCGGAAATGATGCGATTGCACTTGGAGCATTGGCTGGAGGCGCGCGTTTTATGGCGGCTTACCCCATTACGCCTGCGTCGGAAATTATGGAATATTTAATAAAAAAACTCCCTGAGTTCGGCGGGGCAGTCATCCAGACAGAGGATGAAATTGCTGCTTGCACAATGAGCATCGGAGCGAATTATGCAGGGACCCGTACATTTACAGCCTCTGCCGGACCGGGTTTGTCGTTAATGATGGAAGCGATCGGGTTGTCAGGGATTACAGAAACTCCGCTCGTGATCGTGGATACTCAAAGAGGGGGACCTAGTACAGGATTGCCTACGAAGCAGGAACAATCCGATTTAATGGCCATGATCTATGGAACCCATGGGGAGATTCCGAAGATTGTCATGGCGCCGAGTACCGTGCAGGAAGCGTTTTATGATACTGTGGAAGCGTTTAATCTTGCCGAAGAATATCAATGTCCGGTTATCCTGCTCTCTGATTTGCAGCTGTCGCTCGGAAAGCAGTCTGTTGAACCGCTTGACTATGATCAAATTCAAATTCGCCGCGGAGCTCTCCAGGAAGAAGGCGGTCTCGTTGAGCGGGAGGGGAAAGGCTACTTTAAGCGTTATGAGGTAACTGAATCCGGAATTTCCCCAAGAGTCCTGCCGGGAATGAAGCATGCGATCCATCACGTGACCGGGGTTGAGCATGACGAAACTGGTAAACCTTCCGAAGTTGCATCAAACCGTAAAGACCAGATGGACAAACGGTTTAGAAAAATGGAAGGATTGCTGTTTCACACTCCCATTCATCAAAATATTAAACACACACATGCCGATGTTCTTCTCATTGGATTTAATTCTACCCGGGGAGTCATTGAAGAGGTAATGGGGCGGCTTGAAAAGGAAGGGGTGCGGGTTAACCATGCTCACATCCGGCTGATTCATCCGTTTCCTTCAAATGAGCTTCGAGCATTGGCTGCTGCTGCTGAAAAAGTGCTGGTCATTGAGAATAATGCAACGGGACAGCTGGCGAGTATTATCAGAATGAACGTGAACTGCGCGGAAAAAATGGAATCTATTTTAAAATATGACGGCAATCCATTTCTGCCAAATGAAGTGTATGCAAAGATTAAGGAGCTGATGTAA
- a CDS encoding 2-oxoacid:ferredoxin oxidoreductase subunit beta yields MATFKEFRNDVKPNWCPGCGDFSVQAAIQRAAANTGLEPDQLAVISGIGCSGRISGYINSFGFHGIHGRSLPIAQGVKMSNRDLTVIASGGDGDGFAIGMGHTIHAIRRNIDITYIVMDNQIYGLTKGQTSPRSDTGFVTKSTPEGSVESALSVIEMALTAGATFVAQSFSTDLKDLTSLIEQGIQHKGFSFINVFSPCVTYNKVNTYEWFKENLTKLSNVENYDPSNRMTAMQTVMEHNGLVTGLIYQDKNKRSYQELIQGYSQEPLSKAELEITEEQFSKLTAEFM; encoded by the coding sequence ATGGCAACCTTTAAAGAATTCCGCAATGATGTAAAGCCAAACTGGTGTCCTGGATGCGGAGATTTCTCTGTTCAGGCCGCTATCCAGAGGGCTGCAGCCAATACAGGACTGGAACCGGATCAGCTAGCCGTCATTTCAGGAATCGGCTGTTCCGGACGAATTTCAGGCTATATAAACTCATTTGGCTTTCACGGTATCCACGGCCGCTCATTGCCGATTGCCCAAGGGGTAAAAATGTCAAACCGGGACCTTACTGTCATCGCGTCAGGAGGGGACGGGGATGGTTTTGCCATTGGCATGGGACATACCATTCATGCCATACGGCGAAACATTGATATTACTTATATTGTTATGGACAATCAAATTTATGGACTGACAAAAGGCCAAACGTCCCCAAGAAGCGACACCGGATTTGTTACAAAGAGCACACCTGAAGGATCGGTCGAGTCTGCCCTTTCCGTCATTGAAATGGCGCTGACAGCCGGAGCCACCTTTGTCGCGCAGAGCTTTTCAACTGATCTAAAAGATTTAACCTCTTTGATTGAACAGGGAATTCAGCACAAAGGATTTTCGTTCATCAATGTGTTCAGTCCATGCGTGACATATAACAAAGTGAATACGTACGAGTGGTTTAAAGAGAATTTAACAAAACTGAGTAATGTGGAAAACTATGATCCTTCCAATCGAATGACCGCTATGCAGACCGTAATGGAGCATAATGGTCTTGTAACCGGGCTGATTTATCAGGATAAAAACAAGCGTTCCTATCAGGAACTGATACAGGGATACAGCCAGGAGCCTCTTTCAAAAGCAGAACTGGAAATAACCGAAGAGCAATTCAGCAAACTCACAGCCGAATTTATGTAA